Proteins co-encoded in one Cytophaga hutchinsonii ATCC 33406 genomic window:
- a CDS encoding alpha-2-macroglobulin family protein encodes MRFLTLTILSFFTLTLAMAQTDGMKQRWDKIDAYLNESLPKSALTDLTKLYSEAKEKKDADTQIKALMYIMRCTDMSEEDAFEKDIAFIRKEIKTSAFPVNAVLESMLGEMYWQYFQRSRYRSDISASTNADDTDIQTWDLKTILEAAINSYHASLKDKELLLNYPTETLKEVIYKSSNHVYTANLYDFLGKRALTFFQSSESSVSRPAEQFNLNDARYFSLPAVFTTLTIQSEDTLSLHLYAMRLMQDLEKIHLNDSNPTVLVDLAISRLKFTSAHSGLPNAIELKLAALENLEASSLPYPISTEVSYEIAVIWHERAADMSGLKNSPKYPDANIKSIQTCDAAIKRFPGSEGANHCESVKETILKPSLELKLEEVNIPQAPFRTLVAYNNIKTLSLRVIRLTAEESEKLRNDLDYRYDERFESFKPYLDRTPVKKWSVGLPQDPQLRGHHTEVVIDPLAEGFYLIIASDVEKIEKQKALFAYTFTTVSNISYVARTTEGKVQLYVLNRHTGKPIKDAQVSAYTNEYNYETHRNRKKVIGIFPTDETGYTEVKAAKDSYSSYVNFDIKTKTDRLISDNRNSSGYYIYNEKHPTGNSFYHTSMLVFTDRAIYRPGQTIYFKGIVFNTDVKNTYNVSKNTPVRIYFYDTNNKETAFADLVTNEFGSVQGTFTAPVGSLTGSMHIGNDMGNAYFNVEEYKRPKFEVKIQPLTGQYKLNQEVEVNALAKAYAGNAIDGAEVNYRVVRQVQIPYWYARYWGYRNPQETVIMTGKSVTDAAGAFSIKFAALPDASVSPESKSTFLYTVYADVIDINGETHSDQLSVSIGYSSLVLNIQALAVVEKGKPSACTFSAANQSGEPEAATIQVKVFKLAAPAKALRERLWEAPDKPLLSEEAFRKLFPEDVYANETDQENFPQKLIFETTLQATKEKGAVWNVPENWETGQYLVKATALDKDKTESETQTTFTKTDPSGSKLPYAMQKWTNVLPASTQPLQKAMFEIGSSFSDVHVICEVERDGVIIRKEFITLKNDIKKFEQLITEADRGGLAVHYVFVHNNRLYGGTENISIPFSNKDVTIKWETFRSKLQPGQAEQWRVIINKKDGEKQAAEFLATMYDASLDAFASHSWFVNLYRANYGKLSWMNNPATFGSEAFTVWDYYGHGGYGSYKYYDQFNWFGYSFGYHYGGRTRNGELRKKSAPGGGGELHEEAEMDMAAPMMSAVAKEESRNERVNFLPPVVKADSEVLAVKEPEAVEQPAIRKDFRETAFFFPDLKTDAEGNVVLNFTMPEALTRWKMLGFAHTKDMSYGFTQQEVVTQKELMVVPNAPRFLREGDQLVLSAKVTNLSGAPMKGTVTLQLFDAATMQPIDKELGNTAPLKVFGDANTPSEVKTWSIQVPGGFQAITYRVVAAAGNYSDGEENVIPVFSNRMLVTESIPMVITKGQTKTYNLDKLATTTSKTLVNHRLTLELTPNPVWYAVQALPYLAEYPYECAEQTFSHYYANSLAGFVANSSPALKRMFDLWKKMEPDALLSNLEKNQELKMLLLEQTPWLRDAENETEQKRRIGLLFDLTRMNSELDRAIGKLEKMQLGNGAWPWFTGMREDRYITQHILIGLGHLKHLGAQGRHDEQIADMTRKALDYSDAKLLMDYKELVRRVQVDKLKIEEVRPSSLEVHYLYGRSFFSVKAEGELATAIQFYKDQSRKYWTEYALYEQALIGLTAYRDGTTTFSDALHKSFTERAISTEDKGMYWKTNPGYYWYEAPIERQAILIEFFEEAAKDRISVDKMRFWLLTQKQTTHWKTTKATTEACYALLLNGTSWLSADESLTVQVANTNVVFPKSELNPTLTKVWNTTEIKPQMAKVTLSKQGEGVAWGALHWQYYEDLDKITTHKNDQIQLTKELMLEVQTAGGKVLTPITAATTLKAGDLVKVKLVIRSDRDLEYVHVQDMRAAGFEPLNVLSGAKWNGNFGYYESTRDASTDFFIGFLPRGTYVFEYSLRVNNAGNFSNGITNIQCMYAPEFNAHSQGIRVEIK; translated from the coding sequence ATGAGATTTTTAACTTTAACCATTTTATCATTCTTTACACTTACTCTTGCAATGGCACAAACAGATGGTATGAAACAACGTTGGGACAAAATTGACGCTTATTTAAATGAATCCTTACCTAAGTCTGCGTTAACAGACCTCACGAAACTTTACAGCGAAGCAAAAGAAAAAAAAGATGCAGATACGCAGATCAAAGCATTGATGTATATCATGCGCTGCACGGATATGTCTGAAGAAGATGCTTTTGAAAAAGACATTGCTTTTATACGCAAAGAAATTAAGACTTCTGCCTTCCCGGTTAACGCTGTTCTTGAATCCATGCTGGGAGAAATGTACTGGCAATATTTTCAGCGCAGCAGATACCGTTCTGATATCAGTGCTTCTACCAATGCAGATGATACGGATATTCAGACATGGGATCTGAAAACAATTCTGGAAGCGGCTATCAACTCCTATCATGCATCGCTCAAAGATAAAGAGCTGTTGCTGAACTATCCGACAGAAACATTAAAAGAAGTTATCTATAAAAGCAGTAATCATGTTTATACAGCCAATCTGTACGACTTTCTGGGTAAAAGAGCACTGACATTTTTCCAGTCGTCAGAATCAAGTGTAAGCCGCCCTGCGGAACAATTCAATCTGAATGATGCACGGTATTTTTCACTGCCTGCTGTATTCACCACATTAACCATACAAAGCGAAGACACGCTGAGCCTGCATTTATATGCCATGCGATTGATGCAGGACCTGGAAAAGATCCATCTGAATGATAGCAACCCAACTGTACTTGTTGATCTGGCTATAAGCCGTTTAAAGTTTACGTCAGCACATTCAGGCCTTCCAAATGCTATTGAGCTTAAACTTGCTGCACTTGAAAATCTGGAAGCATCTTCCTTACCCTATCCGATCTCAACGGAGGTAAGTTATGAGATCGCGGTGATCTGGCATGAACGTGCTGCGGATATGAGCGGCTTGAAAAACAGTCCGAAGTATCCGGATGCAAATATTAAAAGCATACAGACGTGTGATGCAGCCATTAAACGTTTTCCGGGCTCTGAGGGTGCCAACCACTGTGAATCTGTAAAAGAAACAATCCTTAAACCATCGCTTGAATTAAAACTGGAAGAAGTTAATATTCCGCAGGCACCTTTCCGCACGCTGGTTGCTTATAACAATATCAAAACCCTTTCACTTCGTGTGATCCGGTTAACCGCGGAAGAATCGGAAAAATTAAGAAATGATCTCGACTACCGGTACGATGAACGTTTCGAATCATTCAAGCCTTATCTTGACCGCACACCTGTAAAAAAATGGTCGGTTGGTCTGCCGCAGGATCCGCAGCTGCGCGGGCATCACACAGAAGTTGTTATTGACCCGCTTGCAGAAGGTTTTTATCTGATCATTGCTTCAGATGTTGAAAAGATTGAAAAACAGAAAGCGCTTTTTGCATATACGTTTACAACCGTTTCAAACATTTCATATGTAGCACGTACTACGGAAGGCAAGGTGCAGCTGTATGTATTGAACAGGCATACAGGCAAACCCATTAAAGATGCACAGGTAAGCGCTTATACAAACGAATATAATTATGAAACACACCGGAACCGGAAAAAAGTAATAGGTATCTTTCCTACCGATGAAACTGGTTACACAGAAGTAAAGGCTGCAAAAGATAGCTATTCGTCTTATGTAAATTTTGATATTAAAACAAAAACAGATCGCTTGATCAGTGATAACAGAAATTCCTCGGGGTATTATATCTACAATGAAAAACATCCGACCGGTAATTCTTTTTATCATACGTCTATGCTGGTGTTTACAGATCGTGCCATCTACAGACCCGGACAAACAATCTATTTCAAAGGCATTGTATTTAATACGGATGTAAAAAATACATATAACGTTAGTAAAAATACTCCCGTACGCATTTATTTCTATGATACGAATAATAAAGAAACGGCATTTGCAGATCTTGTCACGAATGAATTTGGATCTGTGCAGGGAACTTTTACCGCACCAGTCGGATCGCTTACCGGAAGCATGCATATTGGCAATGACATGGGGAATGCCTATTTCAATGTAGAAGAATATAAGCGCCCGAAGTTTGAAGTAAAGATACAGCCGCTTACGGGGCAATATAAACTGAATCAGGAAGTAGAAGTTAACGCTTTGGCAAAAGCCTATGCCGGGAATGCTATAGATGGTGCAGAAGTTAATTATCGTGTAGTACGTCAGGTACAGATCCCTTATTGGTACGCGCGTTACTGGGGTTACCGCAACCCGCAGGAAACGGTTATTATGACCGGAAAATCTGTTACAGATGCAGCTGGTGCATTCTCCATTAAATTCGCTGCCCTGCCTGATGCCTCCGTTTCTCCGGAAAGCAAATCAACATTCCTGTATACCGTATATGCGGATGTGATTGACATCAATGGTGAAACACACAGCGACCAGCTCTCTGTTTCAATCGGTTATTCTTCTCTGGTATTAAACATTCAGGCTCTTGCCGTTGTTGAAAAAGGAAAGCCATCCGCATGCACTTTTTCTGCTGCCAATCAATCCGGAGAACCTGAAGCCGCAACCATACAGGTAAAAGTTTTCAAGCTGGCAGCGCCTGCTAAAGCATTACGTGAACGTTTATGGGAAGCACCGGACAAGCCCCTGTTAAGCGAGGAGGCGTTCCGGAAATTATTCCCGGAAGATGTATATGCAAATGAAACGGATCAGGAAAATTTTCCTCAGAAATTAATCTTCGAAACAACCCTGCAGGCAACCAAAGAAAAAGGCGCGGTATGGAATGTACCTGAAAACTGGGAAACCGGACAGTATCTTGTAAAAGCAACAGCACTGGATAAAGATAAAACCGAAAGTGAAACACAAACGACATTCACTAAAACAGATCCGTCAGGCAGCAAACTTCCATATGCCATGCAAAAATGGACAAACGTTTTACCTGCCAGTACACAACCGCTGCAGAAAGCCATGTTTGAGATCGGCTCATCTTTCTCTGACGTACATGTGATCTGCGAAGTGGAACGTGACGGAGTAATTATCCGCAAAGAATTTATTACACTGAAAAATGATATTAAAAAATTTGAACAGCTTATTACTGAAGCAGACCGTGGCGGCTTAGCTGTGCATTATGTATTCGTGCATAATAACCGTTTGTACGGCGGCACAGAAAACATATCCATACCGTTTAGCAATAAAGACGTAACGATAAAATGGGAAACCTTCCGAAGCAAGCTGCAGCCGGGGCAGGCAGAGCAGTGGCGTGTAATCATCAATAAAAAGGATGGAGAAAAACAGGCTGCAGAATTTTTAGCTACGATGTATGATGCTTCGCTGGATGCCTTTGCATCCCATTCCTGGTTTGTAAACCTATACCGTGCCAATTACGGCAAACTCAGCTGGATGAATAATCCCGCTACTTTCGGTTCCGAAGCGTTTACCGTATGGGATTATTATGGACATGGAGGTTATGGTTCGTATAAGTATTATGACCAATTCAACTGGTTTGGTTATTCCTTTGGCTATCACTATGGCGGCCGTACACGCAATGGAGAGCTGCGTAAAAAATCAGCACCTGGCGGCGGCGGGGAACTTCACGAAGAGGCGGAAATGGATATGGCAGCCCCAATGATGTCGGCTGTTGCAAAAGAAGAATCCAGAAATGAACGTGTAAATTTTCTTCCGCCTGTTGTAAAAGCAGATTCAGAAGTGCTTGCTGTGAAAGAACCTGAAGCGGTTGAACAGCCTGCGATCCGGAAAGATTTCCGTGAAACGGCTTTCTTTTTCCCGGATCTGAAAACAGATGCTGAAGGCAATGTAGTGTTAAACTTCACCATGCCGGAAGCACTCACACGCTGGAAAATGTTGGGGTTTGCGCATACCAAAGATATGAGCTACGGCTTCACGCAACAGGAAGTGGTGACGCAGAAAGAGCTGATGGTAGTGCCGAATGCACCACGTTTTTTACGTGAAGGAGATCAGCTTGTTTTATCTGCAAAAGTAACAAACCTGAGCGGTGCACCAATGAAAGGTACAGTAACACTACAGCTGTTTGATGCGGCAACCATGCAGCCGATTGATAAAGAATTAGGAAACACAGCACCATTGAAAGTATTTGGCGATGCCAACACACCAAGCGAAGTTAAAACATGGTCGATCCAGGTACCGGGGGGCTTTCAGGCGATTACTTACCGCGTAGTTGCCGCGGCAGGAAACTATAGCGATGGCGAAGAAAACGTAATACCGGTATTTTCAAATCGCATGCTGGTAACAGAAAGCATTCCAATGGTGATTACCAAAGGCCAGACCAAAACATATAATCTGGATAAACTTGCCACCACTACATCTAAAACACTTGTTAATCATCGTCTGACCTTAGAGCTGACGCCAAATCCGGTATGGTACGCCGTGCAGGCCTTGCCGTATCTGGCGGAGTATCCGTATGAATGTGCGGAACAAACGTTCAGCCACTATTATGCAAATTCGCTTGCAGGCTTTGTTGCCAACAGCAGTCCGGCCTTGAAACGCATGTTTGACTTATGGAAAAAAATGGAACCGGATGCTTTGCTTTCAAATCTTGAAAAAAATCAGGAATTGAAAATGCTCTTGCTGGAACAGACACCTTGGTTACGCGACGCAGAAAATGAGACGGAACAGAAAAGACGTATCGGTTTATTGTTTGACCTGACGCGCATGAACAGCGAACTTGACCGTGCTATCGGCAAGCTTGAAAAAATGCAGCTGGGTAACGGAGCGTGGCCATGGTTCACCGGGATGCGCGAAGACCGTTATATCACACAGCATATTCTTATTGGTTTAGGCCATCTGAAACATTTAGGCGCACAGGGCCGACATGATGAACAGATCGCAGACATGACCCGGAAAGCACTGGATTACAGCGATGCAAAGCTGCTGATGGATTATAAAGAATTAGTAAGACGTGTACAGGTTGATAAACTTAAAATAGAAGAAGTGCGTCCGTCGTCTCTTGAAGTACATTATCTGTACGGAAGAAGTTTCTTTTCTGTAAAAGCAGAAGGAGAACTTGCAACAGCCATTCAGTTTTACAAAGACCAGTCGCGCAAATACTGGACAGAATACGCCTTATACGAGCAGGCTTTGATCGGACTTACTGCCTACCGCGATGGCACTACAACGTTCTCTGATGCGCTGCATAAATCCTTTACAGAACGTGCAATCAGTACAGAAGATAAAGGCATGTACTGGAAAACCAATCCGGGCTATTATTGGTATGAAGCGCCGATCGAACGCCAGGCAATACTGATCGAATTCTTTGAAGAAGCGGCTAAAGACCGTATTTCTGTAGATAAAATGCGTTTCTGGCTGCTCACACAAAAACAAACGACACACTGGAAAACAACCAAAGCTACTACAGAAGCTTGTTATGCCTTATTGCTGAACGGAACTTCCTGGTTAAGCGCAGATGAAAGCCTTACGGTACAGGTTGCCAATACCAACGTAGTTTTCCCGAAAAGTGAACTGAATCCTACGCTGACAAAAGTGTGGAACACAACAGAGATTAAACCACAGATGGCTAAGGTAACATTAAGCAAACAAGGTGAAGGTGTGGCATGGGGCGCCTTACACTGGCAATATTACGAAGACCTCGATAAGATCACCACACATAAAAATGATCAGATTCAATTAACAAAAGAACTGATGCTTGAAGTACAGACTGCCGGCGGTAAGGTATTGACCCCTATAACGGCTGCAACAACTCTGAAAGCCGGTGATCTGGTAAAAGTGAAACTGGTGATCCGCTCAGACCGTGATCTGGAGTATGTACATGTACAGGACATGCGTGCAGCAGGTTTCGAGCCCTTAAATGTATTATCCGGAGCAAAATGGAACGGAAACTTTGGCTATTATGAAAGCACCCGTGATGCTTCTACCGATTTCTTTATCGGGTTCCTGCCAAGAGGTACTTATGTGTTTGAATACAGCCTGCGTGTGAATAATGCAGGTAACTTCTCGAACGGCATTACCAATATCCAGTGCATGTATGCCCCTGAATTTAATGCGCATTCACAGGGTATCCGAGTAGAAATCAAATAG
- a CDS encoding RidA family protein: protein MENQLKHLNPEGLFKSPAFSQVVTTEGSGKTIYIGGQNAVNSKAELVGKGDLSLQTEQVMKNIEIALQAAGATFSDLVKLNINLVHGQDAMQGFAAAQKFLSNASKPPAVTVLFVAALGQPDYLLEIEAIAFVGK from the coding sequence ATGGAAAATCAGCTAAAACATCTGAATCCGGAAGGACTATTCAAAAGCCCGGCATTTTCTCAGGTTGTAACTACAGAGGGAAGCGGCAAAACGATTTATATCGGCGGCCAAAATGCAGTTAACAGTAAAGCCGAACTGGTAGGTAAAGGCGATCTTTCGTTGCAAACCGAGCAGGTAATGAAGAATATTGAAATAGCGCTGCAGGCTGCCGGCGCTACTTTCAGCGATTTAGTAAAACTGAATATTAATCTTGTACATGGGCAGGATGCCATGCAAGGGTTTGCAGCGGCACAAAAATTTTTAAGTAATGCATCCAAGCCACCCGCAGTAACGGTATTATTTGTAGCAGCCCTGGGGCAACCTGATTATCTGCTGGAAATAGAAGCTATTGCATTTGTCGGAAAGTAA
- a CDS encoding GNAT family N-acetyltransferase, producing the protein MIIRKIQAADIQHLSVLFDAYRIFYKKESDVPAAEKFLTERFQNKESEIFVAETDQKKLVGFVHLYPLFSSTRMKCLWLLNDLFVDFNYRGKGISVRLIDAAKKLCMETNACGFMLETEKSNTIGNNLYQRTGLSLDAEHNYYSWDNV; encoded by the coding sequence ATGATCATCAGAAAAATTCAGGCAGCAGATATTCAACACCTATCGGTATTATTTGATGCTTACAGAATATTTTATAAAAAAGAAAGTGATGTGCCTGCGGCTGAAAAATTTCTGACCGAACGTTTTCAGAATAAGGAATCAGAAATCTTTGTAGCAGAAACGGATCAGAAAAAATTGGTTGGTTTCGTGCACTTGTACCCGCTCTTCTCCTCTACCCGAATGAAGTGCCTGTGGCTGCTCAATGACCTGTTTGTTGATTTCAATTACAGAGGCAAAGGAATCTCTGTGCGCTTGATTGATGCAGCAAAAAAATTATGCATGGAAACCAATGCCTGCGGTTTCATGCTTGAAACTGAAAAATCAAATACGATTGGAAATAATTTATATCAGCGCACAGGTCTTTCACTGGATGCGGAACATAATTATTATTCGTGGGATAACGTGTAA
- the efp gene encoding elongation factor P — protein sequence MATTSDISKGCFFKQDGELLTVLSYDHITPGKGNAIYSTKCRNVKTGKQSEVRFRSGEKVDIVRVTIVEMQYLYEEGDSLVCMNQETFEQISVPKVAFGDAIKFVKEEMILSIRFDDDEQPLDGVLPKHVELVVTYTENGIKGDSTSKSLKAAEVEGGINVQVPLFVETGDKLRINTETGEYVERVK from the coding sequence ATGGCAACTACTTCAGATATCTCAAAAGGGTGTTTTTTCAAGCAGGATGGTGAACTGCTAACGGTATTAAGTTACGATCATATTACACCCGGAAAAGGCAATGCAATTTATTCTACTAAATGCCGCAACGTTAAAACGGGTAAACAAAGTGAAGTCCGTTTCAGATCCGGCGAAAAGGTGGATATTGTTCGGGTGACGATTGTTGAAATGCAGTATTTATATGAAGAAGGTGATTCACTGGTTTGTATGAATCAGGAAACATTTGAACAGATATCCGTTCCTAAAGTAGCTTTTGGTGATGCAATTAAATTTGTGAAAGAAGAAATGATTCTTTCAATCCGTTTTGATGATGATGAGCAGCCATTGGATGGTGTACTTCCAAAGCATGTTGAATTGGTTGTTACCTACACAGAGAACGGCATCAAAGGTGATTCAACATCTAAGTCATTGAAAGCAGCAGAGGTTGAAGGCGGCATCAATGTTCAGGTTCCGTTGTTTGTAGAAACAGGGGATAAGCTTCGTATCAATACAGAAACAGGTGAATACGTGGAGCGTGTGAAATAA
- a CDS encoding SRPBCC family protein, with the protein MTRIKLETTIHASLEICFDVSRDIDVHVESTKHTGETAIAGTTSGLIGLGESVTWRAKHLGIWQTLSTKITSFTYPTYFVDEMTDGAFASMKHEHIFEREQTYTRMTDIFVFESPLGFLGKLFNTLYLTRYMHNLLQHRNDVIKQEAERRAASHA; encoded by the coding sequence ATGACGCGAATAAAACTTGAAACAACGATCCATGCTTCTCTTGAAATTTGCTTTGACGTTTCAAGAGATATTGATGTACATGTAGAATCTACAAAACATACCGGCGAAACGGCTATTGCCGGCACTACAAGCGGACTGATCGGGTTGGGTGAATCTGTTACCTGGCGTGCAAAACATTTAGGCATCTGGCAAACACTCAGTACGAAGATCACGTCCTTTACCTATCCTACGTATTTTGTAGACGAAATGACGGACGGAGCTTTTGCTTCTATGAAACACGAACATATTTTTGAACGGGAACAAACGTATACCCGCATGACCGATATATTTGTATTTGAATCTCCGCTTGGTTTCCTTGGCAAGCTTTTCAATACACTTTATTTAACCCGTTACATGCACAATTTACTGCAGCACCGCAATGACGTTATCAAACAGGAAGCAGAACGCCGGGCCGCCTCACACGCTTAA
- a CDS encoding DUF6526 family protein — METQNYSNHIRYYTPHHFVFYPVVLTCTAVCIYLMFAQQGQVLIWLAFTGLFLLLAALSFMMRQHYALNNQNRIVRLEVYYRYFASTGKRLDTLIEPLSFGQLAALRFASDEEFVALTERTISEKLSPDHIKKSIKYWKPDYMRA; from the coding sequence ATGGAAACTCAGAATTATTCAAATCATATCCGCTATTATACACCACATCATTTCGTGTTTTACCCTGTAGTATTAACCTGTACGGCGGTGTGCATCTATTTGATGTTTGCTCAGCAAGGACAGGTGCTCATCTGGCTGGCATTTACAGGCTTGTTTTTATTACTGGCAGCTTTGTCGTTTATGATGCGTCAGCATTATGCACTGAATAATCAGAACCGCATTGTACGGCTTGAAGTATATTACCGCTATTTTGCAAGCACAGGTAAACGTCTGGATACATTGATTGAACCCCTATCATTCGGCCAATTGGCAGCGTTACGTTTTGCATCTGATGAAGAATTTGTGGCGTTAACGGAACGTACGATCAGCGAAAAACTGTCTCCCGATCACATAAAAAAATCTATTAAGTATTGGAAGCCTGATTATATGCGGGCTTAA
- a CDS encoding glutamine synthetase family protein, giving the protein MTEKEIVDYIKNNDIQKIKFAFADIDGVLRGKLIHTDKFLDGLKEGLGFCDVVFGWDSADAGYDNVSATGWHTGYPDKLAQIDLSTFRLIPWENNTPFFLADYKNNDQTALPICPRTLLKRIAQECSAMGYHAAFAQEFEWFNFRETQQSLVEKNFHDLTPLTNGMFGYSILRPSLEDAYYNDLFDLLGAFDIPLEGLHTETGPGVYECAYFHDEVVRAADKATLLKTAVKEIANKHGIIATFMAKISDKLPGCSGHIHQSLWNTGKTENLFYDPNQEHNMSDLFKHYVAGQLYCLPHIVPMLAPTVNSYKRLVEGAWAPTTLTWGFDNRTTALRVLNHSKKTARLEQRVSGSDTNPYLAIAASLASGLYGIKHKLSLDVPPTTGNGYANKSNGSIASNLMDATQLMKNSSIAKELFGEAFVQHFTATREWEWRQFSKHVSDWEMKRYMEII; this is encoded by the coding sequence ATGACTGAAAAAGAAATCGTTGATTATATTAAGAACAATGACATTCAAAAGATAAAATTTGCCTTTGCAGATATAGATGGTGTCTTACGCGGCAAACTCATTCATACCGATAAATTTTTAGATGGTTTAAAAGAAGGCCTGGGATTTTGTGATGTTGTCTTCGGCTGGGATAGTGCAGATGCTGGCTACGATAATGTATCCGCTACAGGCTGGCACACGGGTTACCCCGATAAACTTGCGCAGATAGATCTTTCTACATTCCGTTTAATTCCCTGGGAAAACAATACACCGTTCTTCTTAGCTGATTATAAAAACAACGACCAGACAGCTTTGCCTATCTGCCCGCGTACTTTATTAAAAAGGATCGCTCAGGAATGCTCTGCTATGGGCTACCATGCAGCGTTTGCACAGGAGTTTGAATGGTTTAATTTCAGAGAAACGCAACAGTCGCTCGTTGAAAAAAACTTTCACGACCTCACTCCTCTAACCAACGGCATGTTCGGCTATTCAATCCTTCGCCCTTCATTAGAAGATGCCTATTACAATGACCTGTTTGATCTGTTAGGTGCATTTGATATTCCGCTGGAAGGGCTGCATACAGAAACAGGTCCGGGTGTGTATGAGTGTGCTTACTTCCACGATGAAGTAGTACGCGCTGCTGATAAAGCAACCTTACTAAAAACCGCTGTAAAAGAAATCGCCAATAAACATGGTATCATTGCTACGTTTATGGCTAAGATCAGTGACAAGCTTCCGGGCTGCAGCGGTCATATCCACCAGAGCTTATGGAATACCGGTAAAACAGAAAATTTATTTTATGATCCGAATCAGGAACATAACATGAGTGACCTGTTTAAACACTATGTAGCCGGACAATTATATTGCCTGCCGCATATTGTTCCCATGCTTGCACCTACCGTGAACAGTTACAAACGCCTGGTCGAAGGTGCCTGGGCGCCCACAACCCTCACCTGGGGTTTTGATAACCGCACAACTGCCTTGCGTGTATTAAATCATTCGAAAAAAACTGCCCGTCTCGAACAACGTGTTTCCGGATCAGATACCAATCCGTATTTAGCTATAGCGGCTTCGCTTGCATCGGGTTTATACGGTATTAAGCATAAACTTTCATTAGACGTTCCCCCTACTACAGGTAATGGCTATGCCAACAAAAGCAACGGCTCTATTGCATCCAACTTAATGGATGCAACCCAATTAATGAAAAATTCGTCTATAGCAAAAGAATTATTCGGAGAGGCGTTTGTTCAGCATTTTACTGCTACACGTGAATGGGAATGGAGACAATTTTCCAAACACGTAAGTGATTGGGAAATGAAGCGCTACATGGAAATTATTTAA
- a CDS encoding TIGR01459 family HAD-type hydrolase, protein MQIESFKSLLPKYKCIFFDAFGVLKTYNGLLPGIENTFDYLKAQGQDYYIVTNDASRSPEQLADSYHKLGLFSITADKIISSGMITKEYIDLKVDGGIVAYLGTANSANYLVSDGIKMLPVSAIDDSNIGEVNALVLLDDEGFNWFHDLNKTVNLLRKRTIPAIVANTDNTYPLTKTDVAIAIGGVATMIESILGRRFIRFGKPDSQMFMFAYDMLRQKMEISKREILMVGDTLHTDILGGNKFGLDTALVLTGNTRIDDAETKIKSTGIVPTHICESAVIEL, encoded by the coding sequence ATGCAGATCGAATCATTCAAATCCCTCTTACCTAAATACAAATGCATTTTCTTTGACGCATTTGGTGTGTTAAAAACCTACAATGGTTTATTGCCCGGCATTGAAAATACATTTGATTATTTAAAAGCGCAGGGACAGGATTATTATATTGTTACCAACGATGCTTCCAGAAGTCCGGAACAATTAGCTGACTCGTATCACAAGCTTGGCTTGTTTTCGATAACGGCAGATAAAATTATTTCGTCGGGAATGATCACCAAGGAATACATTGATCTTAAAGTAGACGGTGGTATTGTTGCATACCTGGGTACAGCAAACTCTGCAAACTACCTGGTAAGTGATGGCATAAAAATGCTTCCGGTAAGTGCTATTGACGATAGTAATATCGGTGAAGTAAATGCGCTGGTTTTATTGGATGATGAAGGCTTTAACTGGTTTCATGACCTCAATAAAACGGTAAACTTACTGCGTAAGCGTACCATTCCTGCAATTGTTGCCAATACAGATAATACCTATCCATTAACCAAAACGGATGTGGCTATTGCTATTGGCGGTGTTGCTACCATGATCGAAAGTATTTTGGGCAGGCGTTTTATCCGTTTCGGTAAACCCGACTCGCAAATGTTCATGTTTGCCTATGATATGCTGCGGCAAAAAATGGAGATCAGCAAACGCGAAATTCTGATGGTTGGCGATACACTGCATACCGATATATTAGGCGGAAATAAATTCGGACTCGATACAGCGCTTGTGCTGACGGGTAATACACGGATTGATGATGCCGAAACTAAAATTAAATCGACGGGTATTGTACCAACACACATTTGTGAGTCTGCCGTAATTGAATTGTAA